A DNA window from Hippea jasoniae contains the following coding sequences:
- the plsY gene encoding glycerol-3-phosphate 1-O-acyltransferase PlsY: MKEYLLAALISYLLGSIPFGWIIAKLKGVDIRSKGSGNIGATNVYRVVGKTEGFLTLLFDLLKGLAAVAIFSGLFPNHTYMGVVAGFSAVVGHDFSIFLKFKGGKGVATTYGVVLLLYPLAALVGMAIWIAILLTSKYSSLAALLSFTITTIIAIAGKIATVNKVLFIILLLLMFYRHKENIARLIKKEEHRIKI, translated from the coding sequence TTGAAGGAGTACCTTTTAGCGGCATTAATTTCATATTTATTGGGCAGTATTCCGTTTGGATGGATAATTGCAAAGCTAAAAGGTGTTGATATTCGCTCAAAAGGCAGCGGTAATATTGGAGCAACCAATGTTTATCGCGTTGTAGGGAAAACAGAAGGTTTTTTAACGCTTTTATTTGATCTACTTAAAGGCTTGGCAGCTGTAGCGATCTTTAGCGGTCTTTTTCCCAACCATACCTATATGGGAGTAGTGGCTGGTTTTTCTGCTGTAGTTGGTCATGATTTCAGTATATTTTTGAAGTTTAAAGGTGGCAAAGGCGTCGCAACCACATACGGTGTTGTGCTTCTTTTGTATCCGCTTGCTGCTTTAGTTGGTATGGCTATATGGATAGCGATTCTTTTAACATCCAAATACTCATCACTTGCTGCTTTGCTTTCATTTACCATCACAACAATTATTGCTATTGCAGGAAAAATAGCAACTGTTAATAAAGTTTTATTTATAATTTTACTTCTATTGATGTTTTACAGGCATAAGGAAAACATAGCAAGATTGATAAAAAAAGAGGAGCACAGGATAAAAATTTGA
- a CDS encoding D-alanine--D-alanine ligase family protein, translating to MKIAVICGGNSSEREVSLKTGEAVYNALAASYSDVYCLECKDESDCIEKIMNSKPNIVFIALHGGFGENGQLQATLDMLKIKYTGCGFAQSSLAMDKFATKSILKAFNIPTAMFKLIKKPEDIEDIDFYPVCIKPNNEGSSVGVEFAENKKEAKAVAEKLLKNHHPLIAEKKLSGKELTVGIIGDTVLPVIWIKPKNGFYDYHHKYTKGATEYIIPSQLPQKIENLVQTIAYNAYKAIGCNSYARVDIILENNIPYVLEINTIPGMTQTSLLPKAALAKGISFEKLTKMLVEAAC from the coding sequence ATGAAAATAGCGGTTATTTGCGGAGGCAATTCATCCGAAAGGGAGGTTTCGCTTAAAACAGGTGAAGCTGTTTATAACGCTTTAGCTGCATCATACAGCGATGTTTATTGTCTTGAATGTAAAGATGAGAGTGACTGCATAGAAAAAATAATGAACTCAAAACCGAATATTGTGTTTATAGCACTCCATGGAGGGTTTGGTGAAAACGGCCAGCTGCAGGCAACACTGGATATGTTAAAAATCAAATACACAGGCTGTGGTTTTGCTCAAAGCAGCCTTGCAATGGATAAATTTGCAACAAAATCGATTCTTAAGGCTTTTAATATTCCAACTGCTATGTTTAAGTTGATAAAAAAGCCTGAAGATATAGAGGATATCGACTTTTATCCTGTCTGTATCAAACCCAATAACGAAGGATCATCTGTGGGCGTTGAGTTTGCAGAAAACAAAAAAGAAGCTAAAGCAGTTGCAGAAAAACTTCTAAAAAACCACCATCCACTAATAGCCGAAAAAAAGCTAAGCGGCAAGGAGTTAACAGTAGGCATCATTGGCGATACTGTTCTGCCTGTTATCTGGATAAAACCAAAAAACGGTTTTTACGATTACCATCATAAATATACAAAAGGTGCTACAGAATATATAATACCATCCCAACTACCTCAAAAGATAGAAAACCTGGTTCAAACGATAGCCTATAACGCATATAAAGCGATAGGTTGCAATAGTTATGCAAGGGTTGACATAATACTTGAGAATAACATACCATATGTTCTTGAAATTAACACCATACCGGGCATGACCCAGACAAGCCTGCTTCCCAAAGCAGCTTTAGCTAAAGGTATTAGCTTTGAGAAGTTAACAAAAATGCTTGTTGAGGCGGCATGTTAG
- a CDS encoding tRNA1(Val) (adenine(37)-N6)-methyltransferase translates to MDLELHTFKTFKIYQPKNGYRFSIEPFILAHSLTHIINHKNDKKKIVDFGSGCGIIAILIATKLPLSTIFAIEQNKNFKDIIKKNLTLNDINNVIIDDIESIKTNSIDIFVSNPPYFTTQGYRFSKRYSSEKFSTQIEIEDIIKHAKRALKNKGTLLLSFHPSRMVELLQILKNHNFGIQYIQPIYGDFDKKACCFIIHSKLSGKDNTQIYEPLFISRDSDWLVM, encoded by the coding sequence ATGGATTTAGAACTCCATACCTTTAAAACATTCAAAATATATCAACCAAAAAATGGTTATCGGTTTTCCATTGAGCCCTTCATATTAGCACATAGCTTAACGCATATTATAAACCACAAAAATGATAAGAAAAAAATCGTAGATTTTGGAAGTGGCTGCGGTATTATTGCGATTCTTATTGCAACGAAGCTTCCATTATCAACAATTTTTGCCATTGAACAGAACAAAAACTTTAAAGATATAATAAAAAAAAATCTAACTCTTAATGATATTAACAATGTCATTATAGATGATATAGAGTCAATTAAAACAAATTCGATAGATATTTTTGTATCAAATCCGCCTTATTTTACAACTCAAGGTTATAGATTTTCTAAGCGCTATAGCAGCGAAAAATTTTCCACTCAAATTGAAATAGAAGATATTATTAAGCATGCTAAACGGGCTTTGAAAAATAAAGGCACTCTGTTGTTATCATTTCACCCATCAAGGATGGTTGAACTTTTGCAGATTCTTAAAAATCACAATTTTGGTATACAATACATCCAACCGATATATGGAGATTTTGACAAAAAGGCCTGCTGCTTTATAATACACAGTAAGCTTTCTGGAAAGGATAATACACAGATCTATGAGCCTTTATTTATAAGCAGGGATTCAGATTGGCTTGTTATGTAG
- a CDS encoding cell division protein FtsQ/DivIB, with product MLDLKDIDKKTSKTSTNRHKLDFIVFIAKLITSVLFVVGIFAVVVYGYKQLSNRYAILKYIDINGNHVIDRNSIVSAILNPNLNNINNYSPQKIYMKLITNPWISSASVSVVYPDTIIVNITEKKPKAIVKTSKSTYIIDSNGSIISSYSKNLHLPENLYTIILKDNRFLKSQDLLKNVLRMYKKLDNVEKINYIEVVSQSYQLVHFKGGLTVSINSFDCPDRAIKHLKEKISYLNSLASKLKEVSICFENKFVLKWKKGVKK from the coding sequence ATGTTAGATTTAAAAGATATCGATAAAAAAACCAGTAAAACCTCAACAAACAGACATAAACTGGATTTTATTGTTTTTATAGCAAAGCTCATTACTTCTGTGCTTTTTGTAGTGGGAATTTTTGCAGTAGTCGTTTATGGATACAAACAATTATCAAATAGATATGCTATACTTAAATACATCGATATCAACGGAAACCATGTGATCGATAGAAATTCAATAGTTTCAGCGATTCTAAATCCCAACTTAAACAATATAAACAATTACTCACCACAAAAAATCTATATGAAACTCATAACAAATCCCTGGATCAGCTCAGCAAGTGTCAGCGTTGTTTATCCAGATACAATTATTGTTAACATAACTGAGAAAAAACCCAAGGCAATTGTTAAAACATCTAAATCGACTTACATAATAGATTCAAACGGCAGTATTATATCTTCATATTCCAAAAATCTACACCTACCAGAAAATCTATACACTATAATTTTAAAAGATAACAGGTTTTTAAAATCACAAGATCTTTTAAAAAATGTTCTTCGGATGTATAAAAAATTAGACAATGTAGAAAAAATAAATTATATTGAAGTAGTGTCGCAAAGTTATCAATTGGTGCACTTTAAAGGTGGCCTGACAGTGAGTATAAACAGTTTTGATTGCCCCGATAGAGCCATAAAACATCTAAAGGAGAAAATTTCATATCTTAATTCACTTGCCAGTAAACTCAAAGAAGTAAGTATCTGTTTTGAAAATAAATTTGTTCTGAAGTGGAAAAAAGGAGTAAAGAAGTGA
- a CDS encoding DUF507 family protein, whose amino-acid sequence MALRKREVELLADKITANLIRSGHVKLNKDISILKSIVRDILQADADKEREIDAKTKELLKQYSTEIEKEGADSSRLFAMAKKKVAKQEGFLL is encoded by the coding sequence ATGGCATTAAGAAAAAGGGAAGTTGAATTATTAGCCGATAAGATAACAGCAAACCTGATAAGAAGCGGGCATGTCAAGCTAAACAAAGATATATCGATTCTAAAATCAATCGTTAGAGATATATTGCAGGCTGATGCAGATAAAGAAAGAGAGATAGACGCAAAAACAAAGGAACTCCTCAAACAATATTCAACCGAAATAGAAAAAGAAGGCGCCGATTCCTCAAGACTTTTTGCTATGGCAAAGAAAAAAGTAGCAAAACAGGAAGGTTTTTTGCTATGA
- the ftsA gene encoding cell division protein FtsA produces MSEVVNSDIIVGLDIGTTKVCAIVGKKTPEGDVKIIGIGQTPSKGLKKGVVINIDEAVLSIKRAIAYAERMSGVKIDSVITGIAGGHIRSYNSSGVVAIKNLEVSESDIRRVIDAAKAVVIPPDKEIIHIIPQEFVVDDQSGIKDPRGMNGTRLEVRVHIVTASVTNVQNIVKCCTKSGLKVQDIVLQPIASSYSVLRPEEKDLGVGLIDIGGGTTDVAVFASNAIKHSSVIAIGGDHVTNDIAIGLRIPSFKEVEEIKKKYGCALTEMVDSDEVVQIPGIGDKKTREIPRRLLSEIIEPRMEEIYSLVKDELSKMGLMDLLAGGIVLTGGSALMQGALELASAIFELPVRLGKPYGIVGLKDAVDNPMYATGVGLVLYGFNKMEENEQFLNIDSKKVADGNNLFSVILTKMKNWVKEMF; encoded by the coding sequence GTGAGTGAGGTGGTAAACAGCGATATTATTGTTGGATTAGATATCGGCACAACAAAGGTTTGTGCAATAGTGGGTAAAAAGACCCCTGAGGGAGATGTAAAGATCATAGGCATTGGACAAACTCCATCAAAGGGGTTAAAAAAAGGTGTCGTTATAAATATTGATGAGGCTGTACTATCAATCAAAAGGGCAATTGCCTACGCAGAGAGAATGAGCGGTGTAAAAATCGACAGCGTTATAACAGGCATTGCTGGCGGTCACATCAGGTCTTACAATTCAAGCGGCGTTGTGGCTATAAAAAACTTGGAGGTTTCAGAATCCGATATTAGAAGGGTCATAGATGCAGCAAAAGCGGTTGTTATACCACCGGATAAAGAGATTATACATATTATACCTCAAGAATTTGTAGTGGATGACCAAAGTGGTATAAAGGACCCTCGGGGCATGAACGGCACACGCCTTGAGGTTAGAGTACATATCGTTACAGCTTCGGTCACCAATGTGCAAAATATCGTAAAATGCTGCACAAAAAGTGGATTAAAGGTTCAGGATATAGTTTTGCAACCCATTGCTTCAAGTTACTCTGTATTGAGACCGGAAGAAAAAGATCTTGGCGTTGGTTTGATAGATATCGGTGGTGGAACAACAGATGTAGCTGTATTTGCATCAAACGCAATAAAACACTCATCGGTTATTGCAATCGGTGGTGACCATGTAACAAACGATATAGCAATTGGTTTAAGAATTCCATCCTTCAAAGAGGTTGAAGAGATAAAGAAAAAGTACGGATGTGCATTAACCGAGATGGTGGATAGCGATGAAGTTGTTCAGATTCCTGGAATTGGTGATAAAAAAACACGGGAAATACCAAGAAGATTGTTAAGCGAAATCATTGAGCCAAGAATGGAGGAGATATACTCCCTCGTTAAGGATGAACTTTCCAAAATGGGTTTAATGGATCTGCTTGCAGGAGGTATTGTTTTAACTGGCGGCTCGGCTTTAATGCAGGGAGCATTAGAGCTTGCATCTGCCATATTTGAACTACCTGTTAGACTCGGTAAACCCTACGGAATTGTTGGTTTAAAGGATGCTGTTGATAATCCTATGTATGCAACAGGTGTTGGTCTGGTGTTGTATGGTTTTAATAAAATGGAAGAAAATGAACAGTTCTTAAACATCGACTCAAAAAAGGTAGCCGACGGAAATAATCTATTTTCTGTAATTTTGACCAAGATGAAAAACTGGGTCAAAGAAATGTTTTAA
- the lpxC gene encoding UDP-3-O-acyl-N-acetylglucosamine deacetylase encodes MRKQRTLKEAIKASGIGLHTGKRVEIELIPAPENHGIVFHRADRDVFIEINQENVIDTTLATTIGKNNVYIKTVEHLLATLYGLHIDNVLIKVWGDEVPIMDGSAAPWVYLIKTAGIIEQDAYKKEIIIKKPITIKEKGKFVALIPSRNFEIHYSIHFDNMFIGKQKIALEINEKTFIKEISKARTFGLLKDIEYLQSHNLALGGSLDNAIVVDEYGIINEDPLRYENEFVRHKVLDAIGDLSILGYDLKARYLAYKSGHELNNKLIRKMMADKDSYEIVGNPYMEKKIAAAVWANLEYKQKLT; translated from the coding sequence GTGAGAAAACAAAGAACCTTAAAAGAGGCAATAAAAGCATCAGGCATAGGCCTTCATACAGGAAAAAGGGTAGAGATAGAACTTATTCCCGCACCAGAAAACCACGGCATTGTGTTTCATCGAGCAGATAGGGATGTTTTTATAGAAATCAATCAAGAAAATGTTATAGACACAACACTTGCAACAACTATCGGCAAAAATAATGTATACATAAAAACGGTCGAACATCTACTTGCAACTTTATACGGTCTGCATATAGACAATGTTTTAATAAAGGTATGGGGAGATGAAGTCCCGATCATGGATGGCTCAGCAGCCCCATGGGTATATCTCATAAAAACAGCAGGCATTATAGAGCAGGATGCGTATAAAAAGGAGATAATTATAAAGAAACCTATAACAATCAAGGAAAAAGGTAAGTTTGTAGCACTGATACCGTCAAGGAATTTTGAAATTCACTACTCAATTCATTTTGACAATATGTTCATAGGAAAACAGAAGATCGCTTTAGAGATAAACGAAAAAACATTCATAAAGGAAATCAGTAAGGCAAGGACATTTGGTTTGCTAAAGGATATAGAATATTTACAATCGCATAATCTGGCACTGGGTGGAAGCCTTGATAATGCAATTGTTGTGGATGAATACGGCATAATAAACGAAGACCCCTTGAGATATGAAAACGAGTTTGTCAGACATAAGGTTTTGGATGCTATAGGAGATCTATCTATTTTAGGATACGATTTAAAAGCACGCTATCTTGCCTATAAATCCGGACATGAATTAAACAACAAATTGATAAGAAAAATGATGGCGGATAAAGATAGCTATGAGATTGTTGGCAATCCATACATGGAAAAAAAGATAGCCGCTGCGGTTTGGGCAAATCTGGAGTATAAACAAAAGTTAACATAA
- the carA gene encoding glutamine-hydrolyzing carbamoyl-phosphate synthase small subunit: MKAILMLENGEIFEGISIGAEGSIVGEVVFNTAMSGYQEILTDPSYKGQIVTMTYPQIGNYGFNMDDNESIKPFVEGFVVKEASRIVSNFRGKESLDEFLKRNNIIGIENIDTRKLTKILRNRGSMIGGITTQDPEKLKQMIDEFEIVGRDLVKFVTTDKPYQFKEKLFRFGFEKRKIKQIVENKRVAVIDFGVKRNILRYQCEVGFDVYVFGAYTKYQQIEEFNPDAVFLSNGPGDPRGLDETWIKEYRKIIERYPTFGICFGHQIIARAFNIKIYKMKFGHHGGNHPVEDLESGDIFVTAQNHNYAADEKDSLEKGFKITYKNLNDGSVEGFMHKELPIMSVQYHPEASPGPHDAEYIFEKFAEMVNNS; encoded by the coding sequence ATGAAAGCTATCCTGATGCTTGAAAACGGTGAAATCTTTGAAGGTATATCTATTGGAGCAGAAGGTAGTATAGTGGGTGAGGTTGTATTCAATACAGCCATGAGCGGCTATCAGGAGATTTTAACCGATCCATCCTACAAAGGCCAGATAGTAACAATGACATATCCTCAGATTGGCAATTATGGATTCAACATGGATGACAATGAATCCATCAAACCGTTTGTCGAAGGATTTGTGGTAAAAGAGGCATCAAGAATCGTATCAAACTTTAGGGGAAAAGAGAGCTTAGATGAATTTTTAAAAAGAAACAATATCATTGGAATAGAAAATATAGATACAAGAAAATTAACCAAGATACTGCGAAACAGAGGCTCCATGATAGGTGGAATTACAACACAAGACCCGGAAAAACTCAAACAGATGATCGATGAGTTTGAAATTGTCGGAAGGGATCTGGTTAAGTTTGTAACAACCGACAAACCCTATCAATTCAAAGAAAAGCTATTCAGGTTTGGATTTGAAAAAAGAAAAATCAAACAGATAGTGGAGAACAAAAGAGTAGCTGTAATAGATTTTGGTGTAAAACGCAATATATTAAGATATCAATGCGAGGTTGGATTTGATGTATATGTATTTGGGGCATACACCAAATATCAGCAGATAGAGGAATTTAATCCGGATGCGGTGTTTTTATCCAATGGACCGGGCGATCCAAGGGGGTTGGATGAGACATGGATAAAGGAATACAGAAAAATTATTGAGCGATATCCAACATTTGGAATATGTTTTGGTCATCAAATCATAGCCAGGGCATTCAATATCAAAATCTACAAGATGAAGTTTGGCCATCATGGTGGTAATCATCCTGTTGAGGATCTGGAAAGTGGCGATATATTTGTTACAGCTCAAAATCATAATTATGCAGCAGATGAGAAAGATTCGCTTGAAAAAGGCTTTAAAATAACATATAAAAACCTAAATGACGGAAGTGTGGAAGGCTTTATGCATAAAGAACTGCCTATTATGTCAGTTCAGTATCATCCTGAAGCATCCCCCGGTCCACACGATGCAGAATACATTTTTGAGAAATTTGCAGAAATGGTCAATAATTCCTAA
- a CDS encoding DUF507 family protein, with product MRYSSARIRYLSKKILKQATEEGVIEIISTDKLATEAIAETIEKYFALEDEVYEKVIESLNKRSKKLIPGSMEWEIAFNKTYEEEMSKRLLK from the coding sequence ATGAGGTATAGTAGCGCACGAATCAGGTATCTATCGAAAAAAATTCTCAAGCAAGCTACAGAGGAGGGTGTTATTGAGATTATATCTACCGATAAATTGGCTACAGAGGCGATAGCAGAAACAATAGAGAAATATTTTGCTCTTGAAGATGAGGTTTACGAAAAGGTGATTGAAAGTCTCAATAAACGCAGCAAAAAACTCATTCCAGGCAGTATGGAGTGGGAGATAGCCTTCAACAAAACCTATGAAGAAGAAATGAGTAAAAGGTTGCTTAAATGA
- the ftsZ gene encoding cell division protein FtsZ gives MAKNAQKENYSEGAVIKVVGVGGGGSNAVNNMITYGIKNVEFISANTDIQALNISLAPTKLQLGKKLTRGLGAGSDPEKGKKAAEESIDEIEQVLDGADMVFIAAGMGGGTGTGASPVIAKVAKEKGALTIGVVTKPFEMEGKQKMEIALDGIKELKEVVDSIIIIPNQKLMDIYKNLTLLDAFKRADDILRQAVQSIVELIYKEPSTQIIMNIDFADVVSVMKEKGVALMGIGEASSDGSENRVKRATEMAISNPLLENTSIKGAKGILMNITAGKNFGLEEFNEATTIIQNNMNEKALFKHGFVLDESMGEKVRITIIATGFSDKAKPRTTINRNFYNRKLDANTLKEIKKETSIPIEDEVDIPAFIRKQRTE, from the coding sequence ATGGCAAAAAACGCTCAAAAAGAAAATTATTCTGAAGGTGCTGTTATAAAGGTAGTGGGTGTAGGTGGTGGAGGCAGCAATGCCGTTAACAACATGATAACCTATGGTATAAAGAATGTTGAATTTATAAGTGCTAACACAGATATTCAGGCCTTAAACATATCACTGGCGCCAACCAAACTACAGTTAGGCAAAAAACTAACCCGTGGATTGGGAGCAGGCAGTGACCCAGAAAAAGGCAAAAAGGCAGCAGAAGAAAGTATTGATGAGATAGAGCAGGTTTTAGACGGTGCCGATATGGTATTTATTGCAGCAGGAATGGGAGGAGGAACAGGCACTGGCGCATCCCCTGTTATAGCCAAAGTTGCCAAAGAAAAGGGTGCTTTAACAATCGGTGTTGTTACAAAGCCGTTTGAGATGGAAGGCAAACAGAAAATGGAAATAGCCTTAGACGGCATAAAAGAATTAAAAGAGGTTGTTGATAGTATAATCATAATCCCTAATCAGAAACTCATGGACATCTATAAAAACTTAACGCTACTTGATGCATTCAAAAGGGCAGATGATATACTAAGGCAGGCGGTTCAAAGTATTGTGGAGTTGATCTACAAAGAGCCCAGCACTCAGATCATTATGAACATAGACTTTGCTGATGTTGTCTCTGTTATGAAAGAAAAGGGTGTGGCTTTAATGGGCATAGGTGAGGCATCCTCCGACGGCTCAGAAAACAGGGTTAAACGCGCAACAGAGATGGCAATATCAAACCCACTATTAGAGAATACCTCTATCAAAGGAGCAAAAGGGATTTTAATGAACATAACGGCTGGCAAAAACTTTGGTCTTGAAGAGTTCAATGAAGCAACCACAATTATCCAAAACAACATGAATGAAAAGGCACTGTTTAAACATGGCTTTGTTCTTGATGAAAGCATGGGAGAAAAGGTAAGAATAACCATCATAGCGACAGGTTTCAGTGATAAAGCAAAACCAAGAACAACAATAAACAGAAACTTTTACAATAGAAAACTGGATGCAAATACGCTGAAGGAAATCAAAAAAGAAACATCTATTCCAATAGAAGACGAGGTGGATATTCCGGCATTTATAAGAAAACAGAGGACAGAATAA
- the dxs gene encoding 1-deoxy-D-xylulose-5-phosphate synthase: MLLESVNYPDDLRKLSVDELKVLATEIRDFIIKTVSKTGGHLASSLGAVELTLALHYVFDTPKDKLVWDVGHQTYAHKIITGRKDRFHTLRQYGGISGFPKVEESIYDTFNVGHAGTSISAALGMALARDLAKSQENIIAIIGDGSLSCGIAYEGLDNAGYIDTDLIVVVNDNNMSISPSLGSISAYLSKKMSGPVYNKLRDEIEKLITTLPLPHEPALKLARKIEESMKFFSPGLLFEELGFKYFGPLDGHKLEDLIKIFNNVKKIKGSIVVHVVTKKGKGYKPAEENPSLFHGIGKFDIESGKPLKSTKNKSCSSIFGDKVVDLMSKNPNVVAITAAMLIGTGLQKAKDIYPDRVFDVGIAEQHATTMAGGLAMKGYKPIVAIYSTFLQRAYDQIIHDIALQKLPVVFAIDRAGIVGDDGETHQGVFDISYLRCVPNMVISAPKDPKELEQLLEFATKYEDGPFAIRYPRGFCEEFDEKFVLDRIEIGRWQKLTDGKDLAILGVGNCVKTALNVSEKLKQKDISSSVFNALFIKPMDEDVLRSLSSYKAVITIEENVAIGGFGEGVAKFLFENGINVSFRQFALPDVFIEHGSQDILRQKYNLGVDYITSQSESLLINKGS; this comes from the coding sequence GTGTTGCTTGAAAGTGTAAATTATCCTGATGATCTGCGCAAATTATCTGTAGATGAGCTTAAGGTTTTAGCTACAGAAATTAGAGATTTTATTATTAAAACGGTATCAAAAACGGGGGGGCATCTTGCCTCCTCTTTGGGTGCTGTTGAGCTTACGCTTGCCCTTCATTATGTTTTTGATACACCAAAGGATAAACTTGTCTGGGATGTTGGTCATCAAACCTATGCTCATAAGATTATAACCGGCCGTAAGGATAGATTTCATACTTTAAGGCAGTACGGCGGTATTAGTGGATTCCCAAAAGTAGAGGAAAGTATTTACGATACCTTTAATGTGGGTCATGCAGGAACATCAATTTCTGCAGCCCTGGGTATGGCGCTTGCAAGAGACCTTGCAAAAAGTCAGGAAAATATAATTGCAATAATTGGAGATGGATCTCTATCATGTGGTATCGCCTATGAAGGTCTGGATAATGCCGGGTATATAGATACGGATCTTATTGTGGTGGTTAACGATAATAATATGTCTATTTCCCCATCTTTAGGTTCCATATCTGCATATCTGTCAAAAAAGATGAGTGGTCCTGTTTACAATAAACTCAGAGATGAGATTGAAAAGCTTATAACCACACTGCCTCTTCCTCATGAACCTGCATTGAAACTTGCCAGAAAGATTGAGGAGTCAATGAAGTTTTTCTCGCCCGGTCTTTTGTTTGAGGAACTGGGTTTTAAATACTTTGGACCGCTTGATGGTCATAAACTGGAAGACCTTATAAAGATTTTTAATAATGTTAAGAAGATAAAGGGGTCGATTGTTGTCCATGTTGTAACAAAAAAGGGAAAGGGTTATAAACCTGCCGAAGAAAACCCATCGTTGTTTCATGGGATAGGAAAGTTTGATATAGAAAGCGGAAAGCCTCTTAAAAGCACTAAAAATAAATCATGTTCGTCGATTTTTGGGGATAAAGTTGTAGATTTAATGTCTAAAAACCCCAATGTTGTTGCTATTACAGCAGCTATGCTTATAGGAACAGGGTTGCAGAAGGCTAAAGATATTTATCCAGATAGGGTTTTTGATGTTGGAATTGCAGAGCAGCATGCAACAACTATGGCAGGTGGCCTTGCCATGAAGGGTTATAAGCCTATAGTGGCGATTTATTCAACATTTCTGCAGAGGGCATACGATCAGATTATTCACGATATAGCTCTTCAAAAACTTCCCGTTGTATTTGCAATCGATAGGGCTGGTATTGTTGGTGATGATGGCGAAACGCATCAGGGCGTTTTTGATATATCCTACTTAAGATGTGTGCCTAATATGGTTATATCAGCTCCAAAAGACCCAAAAGAGCTTGAGCAGCTGCTTGAGTTTGCTACTAAATATGAGGATGGGCCTTTTGCCATAAGGTATCCAAGAGGTTTTTGTGAAGAGTTTGATGAAAAATTTGTGCTTGATAGAATAGAGATTGGCAGATGGCAGAAACTGACAGATGGTAAGGATTTAGCTATTTTGGGTGTAGGTAATTGTGTAAAAACCGCCCTGAATGTATCTGAAAAACTCAAACAGAAGGATATATCAAGTAGTGTATTTAACGCTCTGTTTATCAAGCCTATGGATGAGGATGTTTTAAGAAGCTTGAGTAGTTATAAGGCTGTAATAACAATAGAGGAAAATGTTGCAATAGGTGGTTTTGGTGAAGGTGTTGCAAAATTCCTTTTTGAAAACGGTATAAATGTGAGTTTCAGACAATTTGCGCTACCTGATGTCTTTATAGAGCATGGTTCCCAGGATATTTTGAGGCAAAAGTATAACTTAGGTGTTGACTACATAACAAGCCAATCTGAATCCCTGCTTATAAATAAAGGCTCATAG